The sequence gtcccatctgacacatataaaagacagtcccagtgtcccatgtgacacatataacagacagtcccaatgtcccatcTGACACAAataaaagacagtcccaatgtcccatcTGACACATATAAAAGACAGTCCCAGTTTCCCATCTGACACATATaaaagacagtcccagtgtcccatCTGACACATATaacagacagtcccaatgtcccatcTGACACAAATAAAAGACAATCCCAATGTCCcatatgaaaatataaaagacAATCCCAGTGTCCCATCTGACACATATaaaagacagtcccagtgtcccatgtgacacatataacagacagtcccaatgtcccatcTGACACAAataaaagacagtcccaatgtcccatatgacaaatataaaagacagtcccaatgtcccatctgacacatataaaagacagtcccaatgtcccatctgacacatataaaagacagtcccagtgttccatctgacacatataaaaataaaatatacaaataaaagacaGTCTCAATGTCCCATATGACAAATATAAcaaacagtcccaatgtcccaccTGACAAATattaaagacagtcccaatgtcccatctgacacatataaaagacagtcccagtgtcccatctgacacatataaaagacagtcccaatgtcccatctgacacatataaaagacagtcccaatgtcccatctgacacatataaaagacagtcccagtgtcccatgtgacacataTAAAAGAGAGTCCCAATGTCCCATCTGACACATATAAacgacagtcccaatgtcccatctgacacatataaaagacagtcccaatgtcccataTGACAAATATAAcaaacagtcccaatgtcccaccTGACAAATataaaagacagtcccaatgttccATCTGACACATataaaagacagtcccaatgtctcatctgacacatataaaagacagtcccaatgtcccatctgacacatataaaagacagtcccaatgtcccatctgacacatataaaaataaaatatacaaataaaagacagtcccaatgtcccataTGACAAATATAACAAACAGTCCCAATGTCTCACCTGACAAATataaaagacagtcccaatgtcccatctgacacatataaaagacagtcccagtgtcccatctgacacatataaaagacagtcccagtgtcccatctgacacatataaaagacagtcccaatgtcccatctgacacatataaaagacagtcccaatgtcccatcTGACTCATATaaaagacagtcccagtgtcccatCTGACACATATaacagacagtcccaatgtcccatcTGACACAAATAAAAGACAGTCCAAAATTCCCATATGACAAATataaaagacagtcccaatgtcccatctgacacatataaaaataaaatatacaaataaaagacagtcccaatgtcccataTGACAAATATAACAAACAGTCCCAATGTCTCACCTGACAAATataaaagacagtcccaatgtcccatctgacacatataaaagacagtcccagtgtcccatctgacacatataaaagacagtcccagtgtcccatctgacacatataaaagacagtcccaatgtcccatctgacacatataaaagacagtcccaatgtcccatcTGACTCATataaaagacagtcccaatgtcccatcTGACACATATaacagacagtcccaatgtcccatcTGACACATATAACAGACAGTCCTAATGTCCCACCTGACACATataaaagacagtcccaatgtcccacctgacacatataaaagacagtcccaatgtctcaTCTGACACATGTAAGACAGTCCCAATAGCCCATCTGATTAATTAAGTCATAATATAAAGtaaatctgtatttttaagatgaaaattaaaatatttaaattactgAATGTCGGTGGTGCTAAAGTAGAAGTAGGCTGGATTTGTAGTGTCATTTTTACTATTTCTACCTTTTACTGGAGCCCCCATCAACCAGCAAATGATGGAGCAGATTGAGCTTTTGAGGAGTTTCCCAAGACCGTCATGTGGGCATGCATTTTGAAATGTGCTAAGAACTAACTGCAGTCGTACACATACAAAGTGATTGTGGGTAATGACTTCTGCAGTTTATAGATGAGCATTATTGAGTTATTTGTTGTAATTGTATAATTTACTTTCTATGAATATTTAAGTCTTTGTTGGACTAATGGGATTATGTTGTATGTCATGTTTCATCATCACTTCCAATGTAATAAGTTTTCCACTGGCACATAATTTGACTTTGGATATAACAAATGTCAGAGGACATGAACGGGATTTTGGATTGTCTCTGCACTTTATAAAGGTTAtttctgatcatcatcatcatcatcatcagctatttatatagcgccactaaatccacagcgctgtacagagaactcactgacatcattCTGATGGTGTTTTATTGTACTGACAGTGACACAAAAATATGTACAGAACTTTTTATGACTTATTTATTTCTGCAGATTAATGAAAATGAAGAAGATGGGAAGTTCATCCGATCTTGAAGAAACAGACCATACCGAGGATACAACTGCTTCTGCGGATGAGTCTCATAGCGACGACAACAATCTCCAATGTCATGAAACTAGTCAACACTTAAAGTTAAAACATACCAAGTATGCCATTTTCAGCTCACCTAAAACGAAAGGTCGCCGTTTTGGCAAAGCGGACACGGAGCGGGAAATGGCTCCTATGGACTCTGTGTATCAGATAGAAAGCAAGGTTATGTCTCCAACTATCAAATTTCATGTACATTTTGAAAAAGGAAGACATTGCAATCAGTTGACCAGGTAAGTATAGATCATTTAGGACACTTCAAATGTCCACCATCTACTGTATGTGCTTTAAGGGCTCGTTCACACAAGCAGTACACTCACTTTGCATTCCAAATGGAATATGATGCGAGTATACCGCCGAATATCACCGACAAGGGATTTATTCTTGCGGTTACTATTGTAACGTGTGCATCACTGCTGTCTGCATGGGGAGCATATGTAACATGGAAGTAACTGTAAGAAATTTATGTAGACACAAGGTCATGGTCACTTCTGTACTATGTATTTCATAGGTGTCCATGTAGACAGTGTATGTGACATGGTTCAGGGATCTTTTCCCAGCGTTATTTAACGGGTGCCCTAACAGtattttgtatattgtattgCTATGACTCCGGATCCACATATTGGAAATTGTTTTATGTCTTCTTGTAAAATATTGTCTATATGTAACAGTACAGCTTATTCTAGTTCCAGGACTGAACACCAGTACAGACTGATCTTGATCTGAGTTCACAACTGtggtttaaaaacattttaaacttgTATTTTGACTGTCTAGACATCTGATCattctttaaaatgaaaatgtaataatgACCATAAGCAACATAATTGTTAATGATTGTTTTAATACTCTATaacatcaatttaaaaaaaatattttcttaattacatataaaatacagacaATAGTCAATTGAATAAGGATTTACCCCTACATAGACCCTGGTACAATCAGTTGTCTACTAATATCACATAATGAATTGTTTAAAGTCCACATGTGTACAATTAAGGTGCCCCAGttgatttaaaaagaaatacacCTGTCTGTCGGAGGTCCCACAGTgggcatttgcaaaaaaaaaaaaaaaaattcattacgAGGATCAAGGAATAATCAAAGCAAATCTGAgtctaaaactatttttttatgtcaaatataaacaatttaaatgatGAACTGTTTGCTGTATCATAAGGTTATGATAACAAACAGAGTGTGTTTACTCAAAGCGTATTTGATAACATAAAGAAGATATGCATACAATCAGATATGTAAATAAACCATAGAAAATACAATCTCTATTAATAGTGTACTTGTTTGAATGTGACAGACAGAgttcatctgtggactccataaCCAGCTGCAAGGACAGAACGTTTAAGTTGTATGACCGCACTAGGATATTTGATGCTGTAGCTTATGGGGACTGCGATGAGTTAGATGATCTTCTGGTTTATTTGCTCCGGACTCAGAAACGTCTCACAAACCCAGAGTTTAAAGGTAACATATTGACAAACCTTAGTATTTTGAGCTTCCTTTACACTCTGGCAAACTCTATCACTGTCATAAAAACAGGTTCTGATTATCTTTTTTTAACTCTCTTTCCACAGAACCAGAAACAGGGAAAACGTGCTTGCTAAAAGCAATGTTGAATTTGAGTTATGGAAAAAATAATGCGATTCCACTGTTACTGGAAATTGCAGAGAAAACAGACAATCTGAAAGAATTTATAAATTCAGCATATACAGACACCTACTACAGAGGTAAGGCGTACTTGCCACCCAAATATGTAATATCTATTCCTCCTCCGCCGCACACTTTGCAAATcaatacactggctccccatataATTCaaaatccaatacaaattacTCATCGTCGCTCACAAAGCACTCAACtataccccttcatacatctcatatctcGTCTTCAAATACTCTGCCTTActctctcttagatctacctctgacctgtaccttacattgtcctctcactccagcctacgagacttcttctgtgctgctacccacttatggaattccttgaTACGCCCAATCAGAATCTTAgccaaccttcaaatctttaaaccctCTCTGAAATCTCATCTCTTTCTTACCCTACTGCCACGTATACTACTCACACCTTCACAACTggcccaatctctactctgagccacactcgctcctcttgtctcagctgtgccctcttccaatcagaaggttaacaataataataataataataataataataataataataataataatagcatccTATCTTATTACAGTATCAAAATGAATATAATTTAGCCTATTCATCCAGTTTGTACATCCATAGGCCAAGATATTTAAAGCTTCaatttaaaaagatgtttataaAGGGTGGTGTTCatttttcattacattattcTTCAACCTGCTATTGATGTTTTACTGATTGCTAAGTGTTATGTTACTCCCATGTCAACTACAGTCACATGACCATACGGCAGACATGGTCTGAGATGTCCCTGTAGTCAGCATGCTTGTTCACAGCTCAATCTCCCATCCTTCCTCTGCCATCAAATACATGGAGGGAGAGCTTTGAATTAGACATCAGGTGACCCATTCGTCAGAAACCAGCTTGAGTACCGAAATGCAAATGCATTCCAGATAAAAGACTGTGCCTTGTGATTGCAGGCATATCAGACTTccccacagagagagagagagagtttgcaAAGAGTAGACTAAATTGTAGGAAAACATACTAGAAATAGTTGAACAAGTACACCAAACTAAGctaacaaaaatatatagaaaagaaaAGTTAGGAAAACCAAATAATCACAATACTTCAGATGTTCAAAGTTTATGCTATTACCAGAAAAATAACTAAATTATTCAGTAGCAGGCATATTAGTTTCCAGACCTGTGgcacatattaaaatattgtgtacatataacattatatatactaCCTTACTTTCAATATGTAAtcctaaatgaaaatatttgaacTCACACTAAAAAGCCCAAgtgccaattaaaaaaaaaaacctggacaGAGGACACCCTTGATGGATACTATGAATCAATTTAAAAGACTGGATTACATTTCcatctataataataaaaatctgaacattttttttataaactcaaGAAAATTACCTCCTAGCCCAAATCGTTCAAAAGTAGATGTAGCCTGGACCCAAACAATATTAGCAAAAGCCAACAAGGTAAAGCATTTATAGATGTTTTCCCCAATTAGACTGAATTATTTACACATCCTCATAATATTTTATGGCAGCCAGTAAGTATAGGATACACTTAATAGCAGAACGCCATGGTATAGGGCCAGTTTGGTCTTTGTGTAATATATTTTTGATTATTACCTTGAGGTGCACTACTAAATTGGCCAGAACGACTTTATTATGTCAGTTCAAGAAAGAGTTCTGAACCCATCGGGAGCAAGATGGGTTGGATCAGCATCGCTACTTATTGTGTACCTGTACCTATACACAGAAGATCAGGATATTAAAGTTTCTAGTGAATAAATCTACTGccttctcataaatattggtttagcccacaaaaagCATACCTCCTCTGTGTATACGATGCATGGTGGAGGAAGCAATTTTGTGGACTGAAACAATATTTATGAGAGTAAAACCTACCAATCCAATACACTGTATAGGCAAAAGGTACACTTTAAAGCCTGGAAGATACTGTCAGATATATAGGGCCAAAGTTTATAAACCGCAACCAATGGAATGCTGGCCTCCTTCAAGTAAAAACATGTTATTGCTGGTGTATTGAATGGGTCTAGCTACATTTTCTTGAAATGGATGCATTTCCTTATAGCAATGTGGTTTGGTAAACATGTGGTCATTTCCCACCAACCGTCATTAAAATAAGCCAAAATTAAATGCACCAAGTGCGCCAACAAGAAATGAGCACTGAATAATTGTCAGCTTTAAGTgtaattttagattttatattTCAATGAGAACTCCAGTCAATTTATTTCAGCACATCCTATAATCCCTCCCCTTCAAGCCCGTAAAACCATGACTTTTGCAGTCAGAACAATATGTATATTACTTACGCATTCTGAAAATGCTTCAACTTTGCACCCGATGAATAGAACAAGTGGGGCTGTGCCAGGTGAGTAACTCATTAAGTAGCTTGATAGAAGCATGGATGTACAACTGGAAGCAGATTGTCTGTTGGAGTTCCTCAATCTACCCATCTGGAGCAGAGTTTCTTAACTCCGGTCCTCACGCACCcacaacagctcatgttttcaggatttctttaatcatgcccaggtgacttagtctacttggctgggtcagtaattatcttaACTGTTCCACAGACAGAAGACCTCCAAACATGACCTGTTAGGGGTGCATGAGGAATGaagttaagaaacactgatcaATGGCAATAATAAATTTTGAAGCTTCACATGATGTCACGTGTTGGAAAATTGGAAGAAAGGGTTGATGAAAGCTTGTCTGGGAACTGAAGGTTGCCTCATGTATTAGGTATGTTAGTGAAGTGTAATGGTTGATGTGCCTCATCTGTTATTGGATTTTAATTTGTGTTTCCACAAGGTCAGACTGCTCTGCACATTGCCATTGAAAGAAGGAACATGAATCTGGTCGAGCTTTTGGTTCAATGTGGAGCCGATGTTCATTCAAGAGCAGATGGTGAATTTTTCAGGAAAGCCAAAGGGAGAGCTGGCTTCTACTTTGGTGAGAATAAATGGAGTTTTGTAGGTGGGAAGAATAAAACTGACAATAAAATAGTAATTATAAATAATAGCAAGTTGTTGCTGTGAAAACAGAACCTGGTGCTGAAGTGAGGCAGTAATTTTGAGAGTTTTGATCTGAAAAACAGAAATTCTGGGACCTCATACAGTTCTTGATAGTTCCCTATGTAAATGAATACATCTAGTATATTCTAGTGTAGCTCCCTCCTGTGAAGGCTGCACAGAGGAAAGAGGGAAAGCACAGTGTGCAGTTCTCCTGGTATTCTGCAGCACTATGCAAAGTAGGTCACATGACATGGAAGTCAGCTGTCCCCATTCTAATAAGacctgatttgttgctatggggaACACCTCAACTTTTTAGAACCTGAGTCTTATTTTTAAATCAAGTCACATTATGCCCCGAGGTTAAAATGGTAAATATGTAAACAGGTGATATACTGCAAAACCACCCATTCCTACAAGTTTTTTCCTTTACTATATTTCTAAAATATTATATGCTCATGCCGAATAATTTATATTTCTGaacaatttatatacatttataatgtGGGAAATTTGTAGacaaattggagaaatgtattAAGATGcacttgaaaaaaagaaaaattaaacagTTAAAATCATAATATTTTTACACTGCGATCCTCCTGAAACCTTTGATTAGTTTTGGactaaaataattacaaaataaaaattaacttaaTCTAAACAAGCAGTTAAATTTATACACATTTTTCTTAACATTTATTGTGCCCAAATCATTACCGATTTTGCAATTTGTGTTATTATTAGGGGAACTGCCTCTGTCTCTAGCAGCCTGTACCAACCAAATAGATATAGTCCAGTATCTACTTCAGAACCAGTACTCTCCGGCCAACATCGCCGCCCGGGACTCTTTTGGAAACACAGTGTTGCATGCTTTGGTTGACATTGCGGACAACACGGTAGAAAACACAAAGTTTGTGACCAAAATGTATGGAGAGATTTTGGTGTTGGGTGCACAGATTAAGCCGTCATTGAGGCTGGAAGATATTTCAAATAAGAAAGGTCTAACACCTCTGACTTTAGCAGCCAAAACTGGCAAGATTGGGGTAAGTGATTGGAACTGTAGAGGTAAGATTTTTCCTAATTGAAACATGATTATTTATTATTGCAAAGGCTGTATATCAGTGTTTCAGTACATTATCTAAAGCTACAGTTAGAGCTCATGGCTTGTATCAATATAGATACAGCTGGAATAATTACAATGAGGGTGATAATGTAAGAGGGGCCTACCTGGTCTCAACCGGTCCACTTGACACTCAGCACTGAGCTTTTCAGAGACCTTCTCGCACTCGCCTTCCTGGCCTAGGAAGGTGACTGCAACGGTTATTTTGGAAGTGGTATAGGAGAGAAAAGGAAGATGGAATGTTTGAGGTGTTAGGCTGAAGTAGGTTAACTGCACCCCACTCCGGATGCTGGCAACTCGAGTTTGTTCTTGGCCTGGGAACTGGGCACCAGATATTCTCTGCAGGAAAGACTCCCGCATAAATACCTTACTCACCAGGGGTGGGGGCCCATCCAAAAGTGTCACAAAATAGGGGGCACTCACCATAGTATCACTGTCTCCTCTTGATTGAAGTATGCGGCTGAAGATGACGCCTAGGAAAGGGGTGAGGCACAAGAGCCCTCCCAAAGTGTTCTTCATGTAGTATATGCCATCAACTTTAGTGGTAGCTAACAACTGTGTCCTGGTCCTAACAAAGTTCCATGTGACCGGTATGCTGTGCAAAACTAACGTCTAGCACTAGGTGTAGTGTACTACCCTAACTGACCTAATAGTGTCAACCCCAATCCAATAAAACCACAGACAGAAAATATACAGTGAACAACCAAAAGTGTACCTGTAATGGGGACCTGACTAATGGGTCCTGGAATACAGGAATGGACACTATAGTGGACTTAAATCACTACACAAGTTTTCGTCAGGAAAACTATCTTGGGTCGCAGTCCCAGGTGCAGAAGACAACTGGGCAAATCCCTTATACACCGGAAGGCCTGTTCATCACTTAGCAGATAAGTGGCTTTACTTCTCTTCATCCAGGGGGATTCTTCACAATATACTTCAGAATATATGGTGCATTTCATTAAGTGCACGTCCACATCCCTGTATTTGGAACTTACATTGTGCCTACTTTTGCGTGATAGTTCAGCCTCAACATCACCTCGATATATGTCTCcatggactgttccagagacacattttgcggaattgaatctcccccagtgAATccgatataatatataattacactATTTACTGGGAAAGAAGGAAGGGAACATTGACTCTAAACCATAACTTTACCGGGTCAACACAGGAAATGTAGTCTAATCACACTAAATTCTGGGCTCTATGATTATTGGCAATGGGTTGGATTTGTCTGTATTCACTCCACCTGTTCCGTAAAAATAGCCATCGAGAGATTAAGGAGAGATTCAGTAATTACTGAGGAAGTGGAATAGAAAGTCTCCAAAGAAGGAAACATGGCAGTTAAAGAAAGCTGATAATGGTTCATGAACCGGCTTCCAAGATTGTTTGACCATAGTGCACTCAGGGGATTTATGCCCAGAGCTGTGAACATAACATTAGATATTTAGTGTAATACACTCAAATACAGggtcatgggcctgattcatttaggaaaaaaagtaaaagtaagcaagtaaggcaaagctatgttgcattggagggggaggtaaatttaaaatgtgatggcagatttatattttgtgtaggacatgtcttagatcaactttaaatttaagtgtacaaataagctatcaagtatttgtgtgctacatgaaaaaacagccagtattttcctaatgtgcaaaataataaactcatctgcatcccttgcattgtaatatggttttgtccagaaaatgtaagtaagaaaacttacattttttgcttagccttccttaatgaatcaggccccgtgtcTTTAAGGGTTGTATTTATATTAATGGGGAATAAAGAAATCTGTATACCAATAGACAATACAATTAAGACTTATTCTGTTGTTGATGTTTTGGGGTGTGGGTGTGCCCCTTTTTCAAGATCTTTGTGGTTTTGACTCACCAAAACGTGGACTTTTTTGATGATagtaacacattttaaattttaatagCATTGTCTATAAGTGTTTGAATTTCCTTCTTTTGCATTGGTCTTTGCTGGTGGTGCACAAGCCTGTTACTATTGTACCCAAGTCTATGTCTATGATGTTCCTATGACGTCTGTGTTTTTACAATAATGACCTGGTGAATTACATGCCAAGACTGGCAATTTAAAAGATGTACAACAGCAGAATTTTGCTaatgttcattattttttatacttatcttTCCTTTTCTGCCAAAGTAGGATATGGTCAAGAATGTAATGTTAGGTTGAATACATAATTTTTCACTATAGCCAACAAAACCATATATTAAATGAAGCCTTGGTGCCACTCCATCTGTTGAGCAGAGTTATAATGTGGTTAAACTGGGTTATAAGACATACTCGCCTGCAAGGATTTAGATGTATTTTTGGGAGGGAATAAGATGGTAGCGCTATTAGCacttattagaaaataaatgttagaaaatgttagaaatgtgtgTATTAGTCTATGACAAGCCAAGTATAGCAAGTCACGCCAAATCATTCAGACATGGTATAAATCCAAATATGCAAACAAATCATATTCATATTTCATATCCATATAGGTTTTTGCCTATATTCTCAGGAGAGAAATAAAGAACCCAGAGTGTAGACATCTTTCTAGAAAATTTACTGAATGGGCATACGGGCCAGTCCATTCCTCTCTATATGACCTGTCTGGTGTAGACACCACAGAGAATAACTCAGTGCTCGAGATTATCGCTTACAGCAGTGAGACACCGGTGAGTAATTGTAAGTTTTTATGGCAAATTTCAGCATGTCTTAACATAAAGTGCaaaggtgaaaaaaataaatagaatagccaaaaaaggaaaacaataaTTTGTTGTTCTGTGCTTGTACTAGATGTGTCCAAAGAGTGTCCTTACCTTCCCATACCCCCTTACGTTTATCCCACCTAAACACCACTGATGTTCCCTACTGGACCTGAAACAAGAATTCAAAGGGTTTTACTAGCTCATCTGAACAGTAACAGTATTGTATAATGCTGGACAAGTCATATAGATTGATACAATGAAGTTACAAGTAGTGGTGAGTTAAATGATTGGCAAGCTTCAGGATTCATTGGAGTTTGGCTTTGGATCTCAAATATCAGAAATGCAGGAAGTTTGCGTATACAGATCAATCTCAGCATCCTACTCAAACAGAAGTCCAACATGTGACATGCAGTGTTTGGTAATTTCCACATCATATAACCTTCTCTTTGGGTTCCAAAATGTTGTACACTAGTTATAAACCATATTCCAACATCATTTGTCACAGTAGGAGACTGAATTCCAGGCGAGTAAGCATTAGGAGTCTAGGATTGCCAGTGATAAAGCAGGGACTGTTAGTGGAAAACCAAGACATATGGGAGCCCTTTATTGTCACTACTATTTTGAAGATTAATGTGAGCACTTAATGGGGTTTTCACTAAATAATCCATGTACTGAATCCCCTCTTATACCAGTCACAGATAGATTCAAGACGCTCGGTGTGGAGAAATCTGACCAGGGTCGGAGGTGATCAGCAGAGGTTCCGGCAATGGAGCTGCTAAAAAGAGCAAATGGTAGGGGCCCAGCCTCAAGTCAGGGACCCCCACCGAAGTACTATTCTTGGCAAAGAAGGGGATTTAGTACAGGGGTTATATAAATTAGAAAACCCCATAAACAGTTCTGACAGCACCAATACATGCATAATAAGAAAGTAACATCAAACATTGAAAGTTCTGGCTCAACTGTTGCTGTTTTCTTGAATCAgatcaaaatacaaaaataaaaatgatttaagcAACTCACTGTAAAAAAGAATTAGACTATTGGCTCAAATTATTTGGGGAAACAAAGTTCAAGAAGTTCTCCAACTCTGTCACTGAATATTTCTATATGTACAGATGGGCGATGGAGACTATTAGTATGTGTAGACCTGTAGATATCATAATAAGCACTGTACAATGACAATTCATGTTCTCCAGAACCGCCATGACATGCTTCTAGTGGAGCCTCTCAACAGACTCCTACAAGACAAGTGGGATCGTTTTGTCAAACGTATATTCTACTTTAACTTCTTGAGCTATGTGATATATATCACCATCTTTACAATAGCTGCGTACTACAGACCGGTCCAAGGAAATGTAAGTTCATCTGTTGTTGTAATTGAGTTTCCAGAAAAAGTGTTTTTCTAGTGCTTTTGGAGAACTTTGTCAGGAGTGTGGAAGGGAACATTATAAAGTGGTTTCCAGAGTAAAAATTAGCTATGTTTCCCAttgaacaaaagaaaaaagcTGATTGTTTGTGATCCACATATGGTGGCATGAATTCTGGTATGTAGAGGACTAATGAGAAGGGATTTAACCCATTCACTTACCTTCTGTGGTTATCATGGACCACAGAAGATCCCAATGTACTCCCACAGCTCAGTAAACTTATGTAACTTTGTATCAATTGCCACTGACAATTTACACTAAGCAAACTGTTCACTGAAGTgatctataaatatttatatcttaAGTAATAATATTCAGTGTACCAAATGTTTGGATCTTATATACAGTTTTGCCAAAATACATATATTCACTTTATGCACAATTCAAACTATTTGATATATTCTCTACTAAATTAAGCAAGaggaaaggggtgggggggggggtagtgtgACTCTATGTGTAACTCTATTATGTAACAgcctgtt is a genomic window of Mixophyes fleayi isolate aMixFle1 chromosome 2, aMixFle1.hap1, whole genome shotgun sequence containing:
- the TRPV1 gene encoding transient receptor potential cation channel subfamily V member 1, with translation MKMKKMGSSSDLEETDHTEDTTASADESHSDDNNLQCHETSQHLKLKHTKYAIFSSPKTKGRRFGKADTEREMAPMDSVYQIESKVMSPTIKFHVHFEKGRHCNQLTRQSSSVDSITSCKDRTFKLYDRTRIFDAVAYGDCDELDDLLVYLLRTQKRLTNPEFKEPETGKTCLLKAMLNLSYGKNNAIPLLLEIAEKTDNLKEFINSAYTDTYYRGQTALHIAIERRNMNLVELLVQCGADVHSRADGEFFRKAKGRAGFYFGELPLSLAACTNQIDIVQYLLQNQYSPANIAARDSFGNTVLHALVDIADNTVENTKFVTKMYGEILVLGAQIKPSLRLEDISNKKGLTPLTLAAKTGKIGVFAYILRREIKNPECRHLSRKFTEWAYGPVHSSLYDLSGVDTTENNSVLEIIAYSSETPNRHDMLLVEPLNRLLQDKWDRFVKRIFYFNFLSYVIYITIFTIAAYYRPVQGNPPFPVESNLRTSGEFITVIGGIYFFVRGIQYFMQRHLSLKTLLIDSYSEILFFCQALFVLISTFLYFLGRHEYVAFMVICLAMSWVNVLYFTRGFQQMGIYAVMIEKMILRDMLRFMFVYILFLIGFAAALVTLIEDGDSRNDTSTSFTKRCCKADPASYNNLYYTSQELFKFAIGMGDLEFTENYKYKTIFIFLLITYVILTYILLLNMLIALMGETVNKIAQESKGIWKLQRAITILDIEKSFLNCFTNKHRSGKSVLVGLTPDGKEDYRCCFRVDEVNWTKWNSNLGIINEDPGNSGLMKSPLSASFRIGRAKTWKTLVPQIREFSIKGRKPKEPVEDGVQLQPISESITEQESHEDEKTKAA